In Fundidesulfovibrio soli, the following proteins share a genomic window:
- the rpsB gene encoding 30S ribosomal protein S2 has product MAYVTMKQLLETGVHFGHQTRRWNPKMRPFIFGARNGIHIIDLQQTVKLFQKAHDFLVETVVKGGRIIFVGTKRQAQEAVRKEAERSGQYFVTHRWMGGMLTNFQTIRGSIDRLKKLETAFEDGSIHKRYHKKEISMYGREVTKLNATLGGIKDMDGLPAAAFIIDPKREEIAVQECRKLGIPVVAVVDTNCDPDLIDYIIPGNDDAIRAIKLFVTCVADACLEGQAASKDEGAAAEKEDVKPEAATVEEAAGAQEEK; this is encoded by the coding sequence ATGGCTTACGTCACCATGAAGCAGCTGCTCGAGACCGGCGTCCACTTCGGACACCAGACCCGCCGTTGGAACCCCAAAATGCGCCCCTTCATCTTCGGCGCGCGCAACGGCATCCATATCATCGACCTGCAGCAGACCGTGAAGCTGTTCCAGAAGGCCCACGACTTCCTGGTCGAGACCGTGGTCAAGGGCGGACGCATCATCTTCGTCGGCACCAAGCGCCAGGCCCAGGAGGCCGTGCGCAAGGAAGCCGAGCGCTCCGGCCAGTACTTCGTGACCCACCGCTGGATGGGCGGCATGCTCACCAACTTCCAGACCATCCGCGGCTCCATCGACCGCCTGAAGAAGCTGGAGACCGCCTTCGAGGACGGCTCCATCCACAAGCGCTACCACAAGAAAGAAATTTCCATGTACGGCCGCGAGGTGACCAAGCTCAACGCCACCCTGGGCGGCATCAAGGACATGGACGGCCTGCCCGCCGCGGCCTTCATCATCGACCCCAAGCGTGAAGAAATCGCCGTGCAGGAGTGCCGCAAGCTGGGCATCCCCGTCGTGGCCGTCGTCGACACCAACTGCGACCCCGACCTGATCGACTACATCATCCCCGGCAACGACGACGCCATCCGGGCCATCAAGCTCTTCGTCACCTGCGTGGCCGACGCCTGCCTCGAAGGCCAGGCCGCCTCCAAGGACGAGGGCGCCGCCGCCGAGAAAGAAGACGTGAAGCCCGAAGCCGCGACCGTCGAGGAAGCCGCCGGGGCACAGGAGGAGAAATAA
- a CDS encoding MFS transporter, with protein sequence MSIPQRRMYLFLLVTAVASQIGMQGWVTLINNFAVEAAGLGPFEMGMVHSVREIPGFLSLLVIYLLLLMSEHRAAALSVLVLGVGVSVSGLAPSFWGVVFTTLLMSTGFHFFEPLNQSLSLQYFSLEMAPVILGRLRAASAIANIAVGVFIYALAGSLGYPTLFGLVGGFVALLGLWALFQDPSDKDMPPQHKKMVLRARYWIYYALTFLSGARRQIFMVFATYLLVKKFEYSLAAMSALFVVNNLVAWVANPIIGRMINRFGERALMTIEYVCAILVFITYAYTESHIVAGAMFILDSLAFNFVVCIRTYLQKIADKPDIAPSSAVGFTINHVAAVFIPALGGWLWTFNYRIPFITGAALAVASLALAQLVRTERA encoded by the coding sequence ATGTCCATACCCCAGCGCCGGATGTACCTGTTCCTGCTTGTCACCGCAGTGGCCTCCCAGATCGGGATGCAGGGCTGGGTGACGCTCATCAACAACTTCGCGGTGGAGGCCGCGGGGCTCGGCCCCTTCGAGATGGGCATGGTCCACTCCGTACGCGAGATCCCGGGCTTTCTCTCCCTGCTGGTCATCTACCTGCTGCTGCTCATGAGCGAGCACCGCGCCGCCGCGCTCTCCGTGCTGGTGCTGGGGGTGGGCGTCTCGGTCTCGGGGCTGGCGCCCAGCTTCTGGGGCGTGGTGTTCACCACGCTGCTCATGTCCACGGGCTTCCACTTCTTCGAGCCGCTCAACCAGTCGCTCTCCCTGCAATACTTCAGCCTGGAGATGGCCCCGGTGATCCTGGGGAGGCTCCGGGCCGCCTCGGCCATCGCCAACATCGCGGTGGGCGTGTTCATCTACGCCCTGGCGGGCAGCCTGGGCTACCCCACCCTGTTCGGGCTGGTGGGCGGCTTCGTGGCCCTGCTGGGCCTCTGGGCCCTGTTCCAGGACCCCTCCGACAAGGACATGCCCCCCCAGCACAAGAAGATGGTCCTGCGGGCCCGCTACTGGATCTACTACGCCCTGACCTTCCTCTCCGGGGCGCGCCGCCAGATCTTCATGGTCTTCGCGACCTATCTGCTGGTGAAGAAGTTCGAGTACTCCCTGGCCGCCATGAGCGCGCTGTTCGTGGTCAACAACCTGGTGGCCTGGGTGGCCAACCCGATCATCGGGCGCATGATCAACCGCTTCGGCGAGCGGGCGCTCATGACTATCGAGTACGTCTGCGCCATCCTGGTGTTCATCACCTACGCCTACACCGAGTCGCACATCGTGGCCGGGGCCATGTTCATCCTGGACAGCCTGGCCTTCAACTTCGTGGTCTGCATCCGCACCTATCTGCAGAAGATAGCGGACAAGCCCGACATCGCGCCCTCCTCAGCCGTGGGCTTCACCATCAACCACGTGGCCGCGGTGTTCATCCCGGCGCTGGGCGGCTGGCTCTGGACCTTCAACTACCGCATCCCCTTCATCACGGGCGCGGCCCTGGCCGTGGCCTCCCTGGCCCTGGCCCAGCTGGTGCGCACGGAGAGGGCCTGA
- a CDS encoding DUF2188 domain-containing protein, translated as MKKQNLYVVKHGDDWAVRREGAQRVSSTHSTQADAINTARDRGINHGNTSVRIQDSKGKFRDERTYGPDPNPPKG; from the coding sequence ATGAAGAAACAAAACCTCTACGTAGTTAAGCATGGTGACGACTGGGCTGTCAGACGTGAAGGAGCCCAGCGGGTCTCCTCCACACACAGCACCCAAGCTGATGCCATCAATACAGCCAGGGACCGTGGGATTAATCACGGAAATACTTCGGTCAGAATTCAGGACTCCAAAGGTAAATTCCGTGATGAAAGGACCTATGGGCCTGACCCCAATCCTCCGAAGGGTTAA
- a CDS encoding periplasmic heavy metal sensor, giving the protein MSKTSRYLQAVGGMSLAFLIGLGAMAAQDAATAPKAAPQAQAPAAASTPSKPQTYAPGLPGWMKHLPADQQETARKIWLTEGRTVVAHKEMLKAKRHELNALLAMPNADDKAVAALVKEVASQEEKLLGAEVALRRKLEKEGIPTWGRMDGMMDNMGGKEGCMSGMMDKMGGKMDKMGGQMGGMMGGMDHSSGHDGGHGGDKPKTGGAQPGGHGSHN; this is encoded by the coding sequence ATGTCCAAGACTTCCCGTTACCTTCAGGCCGTGGGCGGCATGTCCCTGGCTTTCCTGATCGGCCTGGGCGCCATGGCCGCCCAGGACGCCGCCACCGCCCCCAAGGCCGCCCCGCAGGCCCAGGCTCCGGCCGCTGCGTCCACGCCCTCCAAGCCCCAGACCTACGCCCCGGGCCTGCCTGGCTGGATGAAGCACCTGCCCGCCGACCAGCAGGAGACCGCCCGCAAGATCTGGCTCACCGAAGGCCGCACAGTCGTGGCCCACAAGGAGATGCTCAAGGCCAAGCGCCATGAGCTCAACGCGCTCCTGGCCATGCCGAACGCTGACGACAAGGCCGTGGCCGCCCTGGTCAAGGAGGTCGCCTCTCAGGAGGAGAAGCTGCTCGGGGCCGAGGTGGCCCTGCGCCGCAAGCTGGAGAAAGAAGGCATTCCCACCTGGGGCCGCATGGACGGTATGATGGACAACATGGGCGGCAAGGAAGGCTGCATGTCCGGCATGATGGACAAGATGGGCGGCAAGATGGACAAGATGGGCGGCCAAATGGGCGGCATGATGGGCGGCATGGACCATTCCTCGGGCCATGACGGGGGCCACGGCGGCGACAAGCCCAAGACCGGCGGCGCCCAGCCCGGCGGGCACGGCTCCCACAACTAA
- a CDS encoding NAD-dependent succinate-semialdehyde dehydrogenase, producing MDKSFTSVNPATGAVIASYGEHTDQELEAILTQSHGALRCWRKFRMDERAACLHKLADMLEAATDELAALITAEMGKPVGEARAEIKRCASGCRFYADHAPEMLAPETPPGAPEDAQIVYDPIGVVLGIMPWNFPFWQALRCVAPVLMAGNSFLLKHAPSVTGCALAIEDLFARCGAPDGLLRVLRISEERVASVIEDKRVRAVSLTGSCRAGSAVAAVAGRAIKKCVLELGGSDPFVVLEDADLHLAATTAVAARFYNAGQTCVSAKRFLVARKVVREFEERMVHAVGLLRMGDPCDAATRVGPMARADLRDTLHAQVSRSVEMGAKMLLEGGPVEGPGFFYSPVVLGDVRPGMPVFEQEVFGPVASITSFSNPEDALRLANQTPYGLGGSVWTRNATLGRKLASFIEAGTVAVNALVKSDPRLPFGGVKNSGFGRELGRQGLLEFVNVKVLRIP from the coding sequence ATGGACAAGTCATTCACCAGCGTCAACCCAGCCACCGGGGCCGTGATAGCCAGCTACGGCGAACACACGGACCAGGAGTTGGAGGCCATACTCACTCAAAGCCACGGCGCGCTGCGCTGCTGGCGCAAGTTCCGCATGGACGAACGCGCGGCCTGCCTGCACAAGCTGGCCGATATGCTGGAGGCCGCCACCGACGAGCTTGCCGCCCTGATCACCGCCGAGATGGGCAAACCCGTGGGCGAGGCCCGGGCCGAGATCAAGCGCTGCGCCTCGGGCTGCCGCTTCTACGCCGACCACGCCCCGGAGATGCTCGCCCCCGAGACGCCCCCCGGCGCGCCCGAGGACGCCCAGATCGTCTACGACCCCATCGGCGTGGTGCTCGGGATCATGCCCTGGAATTTCCCCTTCTGGCAGGCCCTGCGCTGCGTCGCGCCGGTGCTCATGGCGGGCAACAGCTTCCTGCTCAAGCACGCGCCCAGCGTCACGGGCTGCGCCCTGGCCATCGAGGACCTCTTCGCCCGCTGCGGCGCGCCCGACGGCCTGCTGCGCGTGTTGCGCATCAGCGAGGAGCGCGTGGCCTCCGTGATCGAGGACAAACGCGTGCGCGCCGTGAGCCTCACCGGTTCCTGCCGGGCCGGGTCCGCCGTGGCCGCCGTGGCCGGGCGGGCCATCAAGAAGTGCGTGCTGGAGCTGGGCGGGTCGGACCCGTTCGTGGTGCTGGAGGACGCCGACCTGCACCTGGCCGCCACCACGGCCGTGGCGGCGCGCTTCTACAACGCGGGGCAGACCTGCGTCTCGGCCAAGCGTTTCCTGGTGGCGCGCAAGGTGGTGCGGGAATTCGAGGAGAGGATGGTCCACGCCGTGGGGCTGCTCAGGATGGGCGACCCCTGCGACGCGGCCACCCGCGTGGGCCCAATGGCCCGGGCGGACCTGCGGGACACGCTGCACGCCCAGGTGAGCCGCTCGGTGGAGATGGGCGCGAAGATGCTGCTGGAGGGCGGCCCCGTGGAGGGGCCGGGCTTCTTCTACAGCCCGGTGGTGCTGGGCGACGTGCGCCCCGGCATGCCCGTGTTCGAGCAGGAGGTCTTCGGCCCCGTGGCCAGCATCACCAGCTTCTCAAACCCGGAGGACGCCCTGCGCCTGGCCAACCAGACCCCCTACGGCCTGGGCGGCAGCGTCTGGACGCGCAACGCGACCCTTGGCCGCAAGCTGGCCAGCTTCATCGAGGCGGGCACCGTGGCCGTGAACGCACTGGTGAAGTCGGACCCGCGCCTGCCCTTCGGCGGGGTGAAGAACTCGGGGTTCGGCAGGGAGCTGGGAAGGCAGGGATTGCTCGAGTTCGTCAACGTGAAGGTGCTCAGGATTCCGTAG
- a CDS encoding NAD-dependent epimerase/dehydratase family protein, protein MKKYDGAILVTGGAGFVGSNLAMTFKARYPEQEIIVLDNLKRRGSEFNLGRLADAGIRFVHGDIRNPEDLSFESKIDLLLECSAEPSVLAGFGGSPEYLINTNLTGTINCLEVCRKHKADVVFLSTSRVYAYDPLNAVPVTEGATRLVWSTEDGPQGWSPRGVAEDFPIYGAKSMYGATKLCSEFVLEEYRAMYGVRGVVNRCGVIAGPWQFGKVDQGVFSLWMQAHYFKRKLKYIGFGGSGKQVRDLFHPADLFDLIELQLADWNKADGGIFNVGGGLEVSLSLLETTMLCEQITGNRIEVLRDPENRPADMAIYLTDTAKVRETFGWTPKKSARDILTDLFDWVREHEKELELLGKM, encoded by the coding sequence ATGAAGAAATACGACGGCGCCATCCTGGTCACCGGCGGAGCCGGGTTCGTGGGCTCCAACCTGGCCATGACCTTCAAGGCCCGCTACCCGGAGCAGGAGATCATCGTCCTGGACAACCTCAAGCGCCGGGGCTCGGAGTTCAACCTGGGCCGCCTGGCCGACGCGGGCATCCGCTTCGTGCACGGCGACATCCGCAACCCCGAGGACTTGAGCTTCGAGTCCAAGATCGACCTGCTGCTGGAGTGCTCGGCCGAGCCCTCCGTGCTGGCCGGGTTCGGCGGCAGCCCCGAATACCTGATCAACACCAACCTCACGGGCACCATCAACTGCCTGGAGGTCTGCCGCAAGCACAAGGCGGACGTGGTGTTCCTCTCCACCAGCCGGGTCTACGCCTACGACCCGCTCAACGCCGTGCCCGTCACCGAAGGGGCCACCCGCCTGGTGTGGTCCACCGAGGACGGCCCCCAGGGCTGGAGCCCGCGCGGCGTGGCCGAGGACTTCCCCATCTACGGGGCCAAGTCCATGTACGGGGCCACCAAGCTCTGCTCGGAGTTCGTGCTGGAGGAGTACCGCGCCATGTACGGCGTGCGCGGAGTGGTCAACCGCTGCGGCGTGATCGCGGGGCCCTGGCAGTTCGGCAAGGTGGACCAGGGCGTGTTCTCGCTGTGGATGCAGGCCCACTATTTCAAGCGCAAGCTCAAGTACATCGGCTTCGGCGGCTCGGGCAAACAGGTGCGCGACCTGTTCCACCCGGCTGACCTCTTCGATCTCATCGAGCTGCAGCTGGCGGATTGGAACAAGGCGGACGGGGGCATCTTCAACGTGGGCGGCGGCCTGGAAGTGAGCCTCTCGCTTCTGGAGACCACCATGCTCTGCGAGCAGATCACCGGCAACCGCATCGAGGTGCTGCGCGACCCCGAAAACCGCCCGGCTGACATGGCCATCTACCTCACGGACACCGCCAAGGTGCGCGAGACCTTCGGCTGGACGCCCAAAAAGAGCGCCCGCGACATCCTGACGGACCTGTTCGACTGGGTGCGGGAGCACGAGAAGGAGCTGGAGCTGCTGGGGAAGATGTAG
- a CDS encoding FlgO family outer membrane protein: protein MPIRALSLTFVLVLALAVSVIGGPAAAQQPPQAKPFKIAILEFDAVTDEALKENLGRVTAEFLITSAVNSGSFSVVERAALKKVLDEMQFGQGSNAPGTVAQAIGSMVGAQGVLTGSVAKTGASVRLDARLVDVATGSIVAARNAYAKGDLRSIATAAELLVSQLEGDLSRLTPPAPKPEPDVKAEAKPEAKPELKLEQKQPEARPQAQDDQARNVPPQGEQAPASSAQQ from the coding sequence ATGCCCATACGTGCCCTCTCGCTCACATTCGTCCTCGTTCTGGCCTTGGCCGTATCCGTGATCGGCGGTCCCGCCGCCGCGCAGCAGCCCCCGCAGGCCAAGCCCTTCAAGATCGCCATCCTGGAATTCGACGCCGTCACCGACGAGGCCCTCAAAGAGAACCTCGGGCGCGTCACGGCGGAGTTCCTCATCACCAGCGCGGTGAACTCCGGCTCCTTCAGCGTGGTGGAGCGCGCCGCGCTCAAGAAGGTGCTGGACGAGATGCAGTTCGGCCAGGGCAGCAACGCCCCCGGCACCGTGGCCCAGGCCATCGGCTCCATGGTGGGCGCGCAGGGCGTGCTCACCGGCTCCGTGGCCAAGACGGGCGCGTCCGTGCGTCTGGACGCCCGGCTCGTGGACGTGGCCACCGGCAGCATCGTTGCCGCGCGCAACGCCTACGCCAAGGGGGACCTGCGCTCCATCGCCACCGCGGCGGAGCTGCTGGTGAGCCAGCTGGAGGGCGACCTCTCGCGCCTGACCCCCCCGGCCCCCAAGCCGGAGCCAGACGTCAAGGCTGAGGCCAAGCCCGAGGCCAAGCCCGAGCTCAAGCTGGAGCAGAAACAGCCCGAAGCCAGGCCCCAGGCCCAGGACGATCAGGCCCGCAACGTCCCTCCCCAGGGGGAGCAGGCCCCGGCCTCCTCCGCCCAGCAGTGA
- a CDS encoding serine hydrolase: protein MRIWKVFATLLTILSLILPADITLAASSKDGKKNSSHSQTQTKKASSPAKQAKSSGQKQSTSSKPSESKAKHGGKKATKKNSKAQALEAKAPVKVVAQPESNKGEFGVDTKAALVMDMETGHILFAQEPDLAIPPASLTKVLTLYILNELIQSGNLKPEQVIPVSQEASHAGGSTMRLRTGEQVTLDELMKGIAIASANDGCVAVAEYLGKGDTHPFVEAMNRKAKEIGMANSQFFNPNGLPADGQLTTARDMALLAQAYLKRFPQTLTMHSMTEFTHNNRVRHNSNSLLGKVEGVDGLKTGFVCASGFNIVVTARRGDTRLVAVVLGAKNRRIREREATRLIEEGFKIVAAQKQHEVKHVAMNPGASSPQ, encoded by the coding sequence ATGCGCATTTGGAAGGTGTTCGCAACCCTCTTGACCATCCTCAGCCTGATCCTGCCAGCCGACATCACCCTGGCTGCATCATCCAAAGACGGCAAGAAAAACTCCTCCCACTCCCAGACGCAGACCAAGAAAGCCTCCTCCCCCGCCAAACAGGCCAAGAGCAGCGGCCAGAAACAGTCCACATCCTCCAAGCCTTCTGAATCAAAAGCCAAGCACGGCGGCAAGAAAGCCACCAAAAAGAACTCTAAGGCCCAGGCCCTCGAGGCCAAGGCCCCGGTCAAGGTGGTTGCGCAGCCCGAGTCCAACAAGGGCGAGTTCGGGGTGGACACCAAGGCCGCCCTGGTCATGGACATGGAGACCGGGCACATCCTCTTCGCCCAGGAGCCCGACCTGGCCATCCCCCCCGCCTCCCTGACCAAGGTCCTGACGCTCTACATCCTCAACGAGCTCATCCAGTCGGGCAACCTCAAGCCTGAGCAGGTCATCCCCGTCAGCCAGGAAGCCAGCCACGCGGGCGGCTCCACCATGCGCCTGCGCACCGGCGAGCAGGTCACGCTCGACGAGTTGATGAAAGGCATCGCCATAGCCTCCGCCAACGACGGCTGCGTGGCCGTGGCCGAATACCTGGGCAAGGGCGACACCCACCCCTTCGTTGAGGCCATGAACCGCAAGGCCAAGGAAATCGGCATGGCCAACTCCCAGTTCTTCAACCCCAACGGCCTGCCCGCCGACGGCCAGTTGACCACCGCGCGCGACATGGCCCTGCTGGCCCAGGCCTACCTCAAGCGCTTCCCGCAGACCCTGACAATGCACTCCATGACCGAATTCACCCACAACAACCGCGTGCGCCACAACTCCAACAGCCTGCTGGGCAAAGTGGAGGGCGTGGACGGCCTCAAGACCGGCTTCGTCTGCGCTTCGGGCTTCAACATCGTGGTCACGGCCCGGCGCGGCGACACCCGCCTGGTGGCCGTGGTGCTCGGGGCCAAGAACCGCCGCATCCGCGAACGCGAGGCCACCCGCCTGATCGAGGAGGGCTTCAAGATCGTGGCGGCCCAGAAGCAGCACGAGGTCAAGCACGTGGCCATGAACCCCGGCGCCAGCTCGCCCCAATAG
- a CDS encoding ribonuclease J, which produces MSAAVTIYPLGGLGEIGMNCMGLSCDGSLVMVDCGLMFPEDYLFGVDVVIPRFDFILARKEQLKAIVLTHGHEDHIGALPWLLPYVDAPIYGSPFTLALVAKKLEEHDLLKHADLRPVQKNERVEIGPFAFNFFQVCHSIVHSYGLGIETPAGRIVHTGDFKIDRYPLDGHQTDLDAFRGFAEPGVLCMMSDSTNVEREGFALTEMEIKQSLGEIFRKATGRIVVTLFSSHIQRMQEIFDLAHDTGKRVAVSGRSLATNIELARDLGYLRMPAGVWADMDELPAMPLDKSVLLVTGSQGEPLSALSRLATGEHRQLRVHPGDLVLMSSRFIPGNIRAIHKLIDKLYRQGAEVLYERVQGIHASGHAHQEELAIMLDTVRPKFFIPVHGEYRHLVKHRRLALEHGVAPERAIIIEDGQPITFLGEGGIRLEDPILVEQVYVDGKGVGDVGQSVLKERQLLAGEGMVVVMLVLDDKTGEVMIGPNLISKGFVFEQQYSHVLEDAKCVILDTIDSVPPGNTDKLKERIRSSLRRFFRKVLERDPVVVPVVISL; this is translated from the coding sequence ATGTCCGCCGCGGTGACCATCTATCCCCTGGGCGGCCTGGGGGAGATCGGCATGAACTGCATGGGCCTGAGCTGCGACGGCAGCCTGGTCATGGTGGACTGCGGCCTCATGTTCCCCGAGGACTACCTCTTCGGCGTGGACGTGGTCATCCCCCGGTTCGATTTCATCCTGGCCCGCAAGGAGCAGCTCAAGGCCATCGTGCTCACCCACGGCCACGAGGACCACATCGGCGCCCTGCCCTGGCTGCTGCCCTACGTGGACGCCCCCATCTACGGCTCGCCCTTCACCCTGGCCCTGGTGGCCAAGAAGCTCGAGGAGCACGACCTGCTCAAGCACGCGGACCTGCGCCCCGTGCAGAAGAACGAGCGCGTGGAGATCGGCCCGTTCGCCTTCAATTTCTTCCAGGTCTGCCACTCCATCGTGCACAGCTACGGCCTGGGCATCGAGACCCCGGCCGGGCGCATCGTGCACACCGGGGACTTCAAGATCGACCGCTATCCGCTGGACGGCCACCAGACCGACCTGGACGCCTTCCGCGGCTTCGCCGAGCCGGGCGTGCTGTGCATGATGTCGGACTCCACCAACGTTGAGCGCGAAGGCTTCGCCCTCACCGAGATGGAGATCAAGCAGAGCCTGGGCGAGATTTTCCGCAAGGCCACCGGGCGCATCGTGGTCACGCTGTTCTCCAGCCACATCCAGCGCATGCAGGAGATCTTCGACCTGGCCCACGACACGGGCAAGCGCGTGGCGGTTTCCGGCAGGAGCCTGGCCACCAACATCGAGCTGGCCCGCGACCTGGGCTACCTGCGCATGCCCGCCGGGGTCTGGGCCGACATGGACGAGCTGCCCGCCATGCCCCTGGACAAATCCGTGCTTTTGGTCACCGGCTCCCAGGGCGAACCGCTCTCGGCGCTCTCGCGCCTGGCCACCGGCGAGCACCGCCAGCTGCGCGTGCACCCGGGCGACCTGGTGCTCATGAGCTCGCGCTTCATCCCCGGCAACATCCGGGCCATCCACAAGCTCATCGACAAGCTCTACCGCCAGGGCGCGGAGGTGCTCTACGAGCGCGTCCAGGGCATCCACGCCTCGGGGCACGCCCACCAGGAAGAGCTGGCCATCATGCTCGACACCGTACGCCCCAAGTTCTTCATCCCCGTGCACGGCGAGTACCGCCACCTGGTCAAGCACCGCCGCCTGGCCCTGGAGCACGGCGTGGCCCCGGAGCGGGCCATCATCATCGAGGACGGCCAGCCCATCACCTTCCTGGGGGAGGGCGGCATCCGCCTGGAGGACCCCATCCTCGTGGAGCAGGTCTACGTGGACGGCAAGGGCGTGGGCGACGTGGGCCAGAGCGTGCTCAAGGAGCGCCAGCTCCTGGCGGGCGAAGGCATGGTGGTGGTGATGCTGGTGTTGGACGACAAGACCGGCGAGGTGATGATCGGCCCCAACCTGATCTCCAAGGGCTTCGTGTTCGAGCAGCAGTATTCCCACGTTCTGGAGGACGCCAAGTGCGTCATCCTGGACACCATCGACAGTGTGCCCCCCGGCAACACGGACAAGCTCAAGGAGCGAATCCGCTCCTCCCTGCGGCGCTTCTTCCGCAAGGTCCTGGAGCGCGACCCCGTGGTGGTGCCGGTGGTCATCTCGCTCTAG
- a CDS encoding GGDEF domain-containing protein, producing MIDLNTALLLGFLLQFAMAMIMVLAYTLRTAYPGFRSWTIALVCWVFAGGSFYARGILGEIPSVVLTNGLYFASILLFYSGLARFYGFDRDRVRQRQNLLVALMMYAVVLGFLFLKNDLHMRVLLNSLTMGALMVRTGLDALRGSHGRCLPIQRLLSGCFCVLAALLVARGIMVWSMNPDSEILRQGSGILPLLAGNILSIVVMVFCLITLTSCRLEEELLQTQEQLREQAQHDGLTGLLNRRHFSELASQAARQAKRYGQPLSVILFDMDGFKDINDTFGHAAGDDVLRGAAETCRKVLRQADVAARWGGEEFAVLLPQTGLAGAMETAERLRECLEGQRAGQAGEMAATASFGVASLTGDEDVEGLLLRADAYLYEAKRDGRNRVRAQSPGRG from the coding sequence ATGATCGACCTGAACACCGCCCTGCTCCTGGGCTTCCTGCTGCAATTCGCCATGGCGATGATCATGGTGCTGGCCTACACCCTGCGCACGGCCTATCCCGGGTTCCGCTCCTGGACCATCGCCCTGGTCTGCTGGGTCTTCGCCGGGGGGAGCTTCTACGCCCGCGGGATTCTCGGCGAGATACCCTCGGTGGTGCTTACCAACGGGCTCTACTTCGCGAGCATCCTGCTGTTCTACAGCGGGCTGGCCCGGTTCTACGGCTTCGACAGGGACCGCGTCCGGCAGCGTCAGAACCTCCTCGTCGCCTTGATGATGTACGCAGTGGTGCTGGGTTTTCTTTTCCTCAAGAACGACCTCCACATGCGCGTTCTGCTCAACAGCCTGACCATGGGCGCGCTGATGGTGCGTACGGGGTTGGACGCCCTGCGGGGCTCGCACGGCCGGTGCCTGCCGATCCAAAGGCTTCTTTCGGGGTGCTTCTGCGTACTGGCGGCGCTCCTTGTCGCCAGGGGGATCATGGTCTGGTCCATGAACCCCGACTCGGAAATCCTGCGCCAGGGTTCGGGCATCCTGCCCCTTTTGGCGGGGAACATTCTGAGCATCGTGGTCATGGTCTTCTGCCTGATCACGCTCACCAGCTGCCGCCTGGAGGAAGAATTGCTCCAGACCCAGGAGCAGCTCCGGGAGCAGGCTCAGCACGACGGGCTGACGGGCCTGCTCAACCGGCGGCACTTCTCCGAGCTGGCCAGCCAGGCCGCGCGCCAGGCAAAACGCTACGGGCAGCCGCTCTCCGTGATCCTCTTCGATATGGACGGATTCAAGGACATCAACGACACCTTCGGCCACGCCGCGGGGGACGACGTGCTGCGCGGTGCGGCCGAGACCTGCCGGAAGGTGCTGCGCCAGGCGGACGTGGCGGCCCGCTGGGGCGGCGAGGAGTTCGCGGTGCTGCTGCCCCAGACCGGGCTGGCTGGGGCCATGGAGACGGCGGAGCGGCTGCGCGAATGCCTTGAGGGGCAGCGGGCCGGGCAGGCCGGCGAGATGGCGGCCACGGCCAGCTTCGGCGTGGCCTCCTTGACGGGCGACGAGGACGTGGAGGGGCTGCTGCTGCGCGCCGACGCCTACCTCTACGAGGCCAAGCGGGACGGCCGCAACCGGGTGAGAGCCCAGTCGCCCGGGCGGGGCTGA
- a CDS encoding lysophospholipid acyltransferase family protein, whose translation MTILYRITYLAFFLPLLIAVSCLCWLTAGIGKNAPVAHWFMCLWARFSLAVSGVEVRADLSALKRGVPCVFLANHQSQFDILVLVHALRDWNVRFVAKESLFKIPIFGPAMRRTGHIPILRENSRKAMKSIDDAVAAARKGISVVVFPEGTRSNDFSRLGEFKIGGMIMALKCGLPVAPVIVSGSGDVLPRGKWMPKPGVVHVKALPAFDPAERFTIREREAFRTWLQDYMGAAYQEVRQCPPR comes from the coding sequence ATGACGATTCTGTACCGCATCACGTATCTGGCGTTCTTCCTGCCCCTGCTCATCGCCGTGTCCTGCCTGTGCTGGCTCACGGCCGGGATCGGGAAGAACGCCCCCGTGGCCCACTGGTTCATGTGCCTGTGGGCCCGGTTTTCCCTGGCCGTTTCGGGCGTTGAGGTCCGCGCGGACCTCTCCGCCCTGAAGCGGGGCGTGCCTTGCGTGTTCCTGGCCAACCACCAGAGCCAGTTCGACATCCTGGTGCTGGTGCACGCCCTGCGTGACTGGAACGTGCGTTTCGTGGCCAAGGAGAGCCTGTTCAAGATACCCATTTTCGGGCCAGCCATGCGCCGCACCGGGCACATCCCCATCCTGCGGGAGAACTCGCGCAAGGCCATGAAGTCCATCGACGACGCGGTGGCGGCCGCCAGGAAGGGCATCTCCGTGGTGGTCTTCCCCGAAGGCACCCGCAGCAACGACTTCAGCCGCCTGGGCGAGTTCAAGATCGGCGGCATGATCATGGCCCTCAAGTGCGGGCTGCCCGTGGCCCCGGTGATCGTCTCCGGTTCGGGAGACGTGCTGCCACGGGGCAAGTGGATGCCCAAGCCCGGCGTGGTGCACGTCAAGGCCCTGCCCGCCTTCGACCCGGCCGAGCGCTTCACCATCCGCGAGCGCGAAGCCTTCCGCACCTGGCTGCAGGACTACATGGGGGCAGCATACCAGGAGGTTCGCCAATGTCCGCCGCGGTGA